AAAACTATACAGCGTATCCGATCTGGAACCCACAGAACATTctatccgaaaaaccgcaccacattgtagaAAGCAGCGGTAGACAAAAAAAACACTCATACTTACCCCAGCCGTTGTCATGCTGACGCATCCCTCCTTTGACGTCTGGTCCAGCCTACCTGAATGATGCTGaatgacactgcagcccatgtgaccgctgcagcctgtaattggctgcagcagtcacatgggatgaaacgtcaccccaggggGCCCTATTGGAGGAAGAAGTagtgagttctgggtaagtataaactttttttttttagttgcgatttttgcggcggaattgcatatttgttgcgggttttgcatccccattgaagtcaatggggaaaacctgccacAGGAAAcatacgaaaacgcagcataaatttacatgatgCAGATttgaaatccgcaccgcaggtcaatatagtaaagttttcactgcattttttttcaacagtgtgagcatgagattttcaaaatctcttcccctttgctgctactgtaaatgcagaATTTCagtacagaattccgttgcggaaattccgcagcgtttacactacgtgggaacccagcctaagggcctgTTTATATCAGCGTCAGGTTCCATTCATCAGTTCGGTTTGACTTTTCCATTGGAGGAACtgaagccaaatggaaaccatagcttctgtttgtattatcattgatttctatggtaatgcttctgttgcaattggtttctgtttgtttccgttccgtaaggattcagtttttcatggaaacaatagcgtagtcgactacgctattgattctgctgAAAAAACGGAACCTTACAGAacagaaacaaacagaaaccaattaTTAAATCAGACGctcacagaggtacagtatgggctccCACAGGCTATAGCAGATTTATCACATTACAGATCTGTACAATAGAGATCCTTAaagcagccatgtgcatgagctggGCAAATAACACTGAGCATTTACCAGGCTGCTATCCTGGCAATAAAATCAGATTGTGGGATTTTCAAGCAACCTGACTATCTGCAATATACTGGTCATCTGACAACATGCTTAATAGAATGTGGTTGACAACCCCAAGAGTGATCATAATAGGGAATTTCCTAAATGGCAATTCCATAATGTAAAGCTGCTATTAAAAAggagttatgtggggaccgaaaagtattagcagtgcactgcagtgagtacactcgctaatatacattccggtcccccgtcgggcTAATTATACGATTTTAAGAGATTTTTAAAGCAGTAGCGGGGgaacggaagtctagttgcaaagCCTTCCTTCATGACGGcacaactcttcgtcatgtgaccggctccgctgtactctatgtaattgctgaactactgctactgcttgtacatagcgtacagcggggccggtcacatgatgaagagtcgtgtcgtcatgaaggtagactgtgccactagacttccggtcctccgccagcgctgtaaaaatctctgaaaatctcataatcagcgcaagGGGGGACCGGAATATATATTAGCGTGTATActgacatactgcagtgagtacactgataatacttttcggtccccacataacccctttaaaattcctCCCTTTACAAGTAGgaattcagggggggggggggatcaaccTTATCTGTCCCTGCATGTATTGTCAGCATCACAATAAAGTGGTTAAtctcctttaaagtgtagctaagggcatgttcagacgtggcggaattctgcaaacactgtccgaatcaatgccgcacataatccgcgttgcagattccgttgcgggtttggctaaaatgttaggtaaaatgctgcggatttgtcgttgcggattcaggtgcagatcacaccctgctctctttcaaacattccatcccagtctgggtatagacctcaacacacataggtccagccagaatgatgaaatatcctgttcctgaaagcaatccgcaacgcaacacacataacatctgcagatttaATTGCgtcattttgaaactccattgaagtgaatggagaaattccgcaacaactaCGCATCAAgcctgcaacagacagtgcatgctgcggacaaaaaattccgcaccacagcctatggtccgcagcggagatttccacaacgtctgcatgaagataactaaaaaggtgtggaaaccaatggacaaactgtctgaagCGGATTTGCACTGCGaactatccgcagcggaattccacagcaattacgccacgtctgaacatgccctaaacgtttgacaaacttctgacatgtcatagagacatgtcagaagtttggatcggtgggggtccaagcactgagacccccaccaatcgctagaacgaagcagctgaagtgctcgtgtgagcgctcagccgctttgtgtctgtacggctatttccagaaataaatgtatcgtgtacagaCTCAGTAGAAAGtccatgagcccgtactccgatacatcggctttccggaaaaagcctaacagacacgaagcggctgagcgctcacacgagcacttcagctacttcgttctagcgattggtgggggtctcagtgcttggacccccaccaatccaaacttctgacatgtctgtatgacatgtcagaagtttgtcaaacgtttagctacactttaattacaATAATACAGAACAATTTCTAAACAGCAGGGCATTATATATGTAAACAATAGacctataccctgatgccccttaGCACCAAGTGGGGTTGGCATCATGATTTATGATAGTTCACAAACAATCGTAAGGGGTTATGCAGAATTTAATTGACATAATAAGATATTTCTTGATTCATTTATTAGGAATCTGATGAATAAACGATGTCACTTTATAGAGTTGTGCAGCAATCTGTTACCAGCACAAAAATGTCCCGAGCGGCTCCAGCCCTTCCTTCCAGGCACTTCCTTCCTTATTCACCGCTGTTGGAGCATATAAAGCTTGGTACAAACGTGTGTATGATACGGATCTCACTGGCTGCACTACCCACTGCCACTCTGCTGCCAGCATTCTGTGCCACGCCGCCCCGATGCAGCTCTACTACTTTACCTGCAGCGCGCTCGTCTTTGCGCAGCTGGCGCAGGTGGCGCTCCAAGAAGAACTCCAGTCGGAGTTTGTTTGCTTAGACATGAACTGCTATTCTGTATCCTGGAACAATTATCGCTCTGCTAAGTCAAGACAAAGCTGCAAAGAGAAGAATGGAGACTTAATGACCGTAAAGAGCTCCGTACAGGCTGATGTCATCGCTATGTTTATGGCCAAGTCGCACAAAGAAGACGCCAGGGTGTGGATCGGGCTGGAGCACCCACATAGAACGGATTGCACAGACCTGCAgcagcctctcaggggctttaccTGGGTGACAGGTGACAGCAACACTGACTATACCAACTGGAAGAATAATGAGAAGAAGTGCGGTGCCCTGTGCGTCACTGTGCGCAAAGATGGGACGTGGGAAGAGACTGATTGTGGCGACAAGCCAGATGGCTACTTGTGTGAGATAACTTATTCCTTACCCTGTTTTCCTCtagtcttaccttcctcttcctaCAATGTCAGCTACTACCACCCATCCCTTGGAATAGGTCACACTGGGAGTCCTGTGTTTCCACCTGGCACCATTGCAGACATCTCCTCATTCCCAAACATTATGAGTTTATCTTGTGAAGAGAAAGGTAATGGGATTGTGACTTGGAGCAGTGAGACCCCCGGAGCCtggagctgtctgattgagaaagGAGGATGTGAGAATGAATGTGTAGAAGAATCTGACACTGCAAAGTGCAAGTGTCCTTCAGGATCAGAGCTCAAAGCTGACCACAGGAGCTGCACCAAACCTTGTGACCCCAGTCCCTGCAGCCAGCACTGTGCCCTTGTTTCAGATCCACCAGGGTTCCAATGTATGTGTTCTGAGGGCTATATAATAGCAGCTGATGGAAAAACATGTGAAGATATTGATGACTGTGCAGCCAGCCCCTATATCTGTGAACATCACTGCACAAATACATTTGGAGGATTTGTCTGTGATTGCAAACCTGGTTTTGAGATGGTTAATGTAAATTGTTCTGCTCAAGGTGACTGTGTGGCAGATTGTAAAGACATTGACGAGTGTGAGACCAGTATGTGTGAACATGAGTGCAAAAATTATGAAGGGGGCCACAAATGTGTTTGTCATGAAGGATTTGTCATTGATGAAAATAATTTGAATAAATGCAAACAGTTCTGCAACACAGCTAGCTGCAAGGCGGACTGTAATGCTGGGAAGTCATGCAGGTGCCCTCCTGGCTACATAGTGGATCAAAATGAGGATGGGGACAATATATGCACTGATGTGGACGAATGTGATGCATTCCCTTGTGACGGGTTGTGTGTGAATACATTTGGATCATTCCTTTGTACCTGCCCTGAGAACTACACTATCCACAATGATGAAAGTATTCCACCAACAGCAGCACCTTCAGATATACCTTTGGACAAACCACCATCTACCAGTAGACCAGCAGATATCTACAGTCTACAGCCTACTATAATGTGGGGTATAGGCTTTGGAGTATTATCTATGTTCATTGTCCTGATAGCAATGCTGTGTTACAGGATGAGGAGACACTACATATACCAGCATGATCTGGAttataactataaaaatattgacaAGGATGTAGTACTTAAAAAAATAATGATGGAACCTCATTGGCGGCTTTAGTGCTTAAAATCCAAGGTATATTCAAGGTATATATAGACTAAACTGTGCAACACTGAAGACAGAGACTACATACAATATGTGACTATGACCTCCCAGTGGACACAATTCAAGCCTTTTACACGCTGGAGACAAAAGTTTATAGCTATCGTCAACACTACCAGTAGGAGGTACTGGGGGGCAAAGCAGAATTATTTTTGGAAGTAGTTATTCTGTGACACATCCGTAAATGTGCACCACTttaaaccagagaattcctccttgtATATTGGAGCGGGTGAGTAGGCGCATGTCAGCAGACACCAGCTATTCTTAAGAAGATTTCTACCcgaacataaaaatgaaaatattattagggcatgttcagaagtggcggaattgctgttgaattcatcTGCGGAtgttttttccattgttttctatacacttttaggtaacttagttcagacgttgcagacaataagggtatgttcacacggccacgtCAATTACatatgaaattacggagctgttttcaggcgaaaacagctcctgaatttcagacgtaattgctcgtacacacgtttttcgcggcgtccattacagacgtaattggagctatttttcaatggagtcaatgaaaaacggctccaattacgtcccaagaagtgacatgcacttctttgaggcggccgtctttttacgcgccgtcttttgacagcggtgcgtaaaaaaaaagcccagacggtttggagccgttttttcggccgtaattccaggcgtaaaacgcctgaattacgtctgtaaatagggcatgtgaacggaatttaggctgcggtgcagaattttcattccgcagcatgcatggctgcctgcGGAAAAGCAACcagttttcactgcagatttcaggctttgcaatgcaaaggctgaaatctgcggcaggtccgctgtgatatccacaacgtctgaattacctgtcaagtatgcaaatgttgctgcagataggTTGAGTGATTGCTGTGAATTTGCAGCGGattaattctgccacgtctgaacatggccttatagcaGTAGCTAAAGTTTGttaatattgtttttatttacaaaaatattGTAATTTTACTTTTCAGTCGCAGCCACCATTGTTAAAAGTGTCAACTAGATCCACGGCCATATAAACTTTGTAACA
This genomic stretch from Rhinoderma darwinii isolate aRhiDar2 chromosome 4, aRhiDar2.hap1, whole genome shotgun sequence harbors:
- the LOC142761332 gene encoding thrombomodulin-like, which codes for MQLYYFTCSALVFAQLAQVALQEELQSEFVCLDMNCYSVSWNNYRSAKSRQSCKEKNGDLMTVKSSVQADVIAMFMAKSHKEDARVWIGLEHPHRTDCTDLQQPLRGFTWVTGDSNTDYTNWKNNEKKCGALCVTVRKDGTWEETDCGDKPDGYLCEITYSLPCFPLVLPSSSYNVSYYHPSLGIGHTGSPVFPPGTIADISSFPNIMSLSCEEKGNGIVTWSSETPGAWSCLIEKGGCENECVEESDTAKCKCPSGSELKADHRSCTKPCDPSPCSQHCALVSDPPGFQCMCSEGYIIAADGKTCEDIDDCAASPYICEHHCTNTFGGFVCDCKPGFEMVNVNCSAQGDCVADCKDIDECETSMCEHECKNYEGGHKCVCHEGFVIDENNLNKCKQFCNTASCKADCNAGKSCRCPPGYIVDQNEDGDNICTDVDECDAFPCDGLCVNTFGSFLCTCPENYTIHNDESIPPTAAPSDIPLDKPPSTSRPADIYSLQPTIMWGIGFGVLSMFIVLIAMLCYRMRRHYIYQHDLDYNYKNIDKDVVLKKIMMEPHWRL